A genomic window from Flavobacterium phycosphaerae includes:
- the rplL gene encoding 50S ribosomal protein L7/L12, translated as MADLKQFAEQLVNLTVKEVNDLATILKDEYGIEPAAAAVVVAAGGAGDGGAAEEQTEFTVVLKDAGASKLAVVKAVKELTGLGLKEAKDIVDGAPANIKEGVSKAEAEGLKKSLEEAGAVVELK; from the coding sequence ATGGCAGATTTGAAACAATTCGCAGAACAATTAGTTAACTTAACAGTAAAAGAAGTTAATGATTTAGCTACAATATTAAAAGATGAGTATGGTATCGAGCCAGCTGCTGCAGCTGTAGTAGTTGCTGCTGGTGGTGCTGGAGACGGTGGTGCTGCAGAAGAGCAAACAGAATTCACTGTAGTATTGAAAGATGCTGGTGCTTCTAAATTAGCAGTAGTTAAAGCTGTTAAAGAATTAACAGGTTTAGGACTTAAAGAAGCAAAAGACATCGTTGATGGTGCACCTGCAAACATCAAAGAAGGAGTTTCTAAAGCAGAAGCTGAAGGTTTGAAAAAATCTTTAGAAGAAGCTGGAGCTGTTGTTGAGTTAAAATAA
- the rpoB gene encoding DNA-directed RNA polymerase subunit beta produces the protein MITNQTERLNFASTKNIPQYPDFLDVQVKSFKDFFQLETKSDERGNEGLYNTFMENFPITDTRNQFVLEFLDYFVDPPRYSIQECIERGLTYSVPLKARLKLYCTDPEHEDFETIVQDVYLGTIPYMTPSGTFVINGAERVVVSQLHRSPGVFFGQSFHANGTKLYSARVIPFKGSWIEFATDINSVMYAYIDRKKKLPVTTLFRAIGFERDKDILEIFDLAEEIKVSKTGLKKYIGRKLAARVLNTWHEDFVDEDTGEVVSIERNEIILDRDTIIDKDNVEEIIDSNVKSILLHKEDNNQADYAIIHNTLQKDPTNSEKEAVEHIYRQLRNAEPPDEETARGIIDKLFFSDQRYNLGEVGRYRMNKKLNLDIPMEKQVLTKEDIITIVKYLIELINSKAEIDDIDHLSNRRVRTVGEQLSQQFGVGLARMARTIRERMNVRDNEVFTPIDLINAKTLSSVINSFFGTNQLSQFMDQTNPLAEITHKRRLSALGPGGLSRERAGFEVRDVHYTHYGRLCPIETPEGPNIGLISSLGVYAKVNGMGFIETPYRKVTNGTVDLTSEPIYLSAEEEEGKMIAQANIDMDNKGKITADKVIAREEGDFPVVDPGQVHYTDVAPNQIASISASLIPFLEHDDANRALMGSNMMRQAVPLLRPEAPIVGTGLERQVASDSRVLINAEGNGTVEYVDANMITIKYDRTEEERMVSFDPDEKSYNLIKFRKTNQSTSINLKPIVRKGDRVKLGQVLCEGYATQNGELALGRNLKVAFMPWKGYNFEDAIVISEKVVRDDIFTSIHVDDYSLEVRDTKLGNEELTNDIPNVSEEATKDLDENGMIRIGAEVKPGDILIGKITPKGESDPTPEEKLLRAIFGDKAGDVKDASLKASPSLHGVVLDKKLFARAVKDKKKRTKDKDDLTSLEMEFETKFVELKDKLVEKLFTIVNGKTSQGVMNDLGEEVLPKGKKYTQKMLHAVEDFAHLTKGQWVADEETNHLVNDLIHNYKIKLNDLQGALRREKFTITVGDELPAGILKLAKVYIAKKRKLKVGDKMAGRHGNKGIVARIVRHEDMPFLEDGTPVDIVLNPLGVPSRMNIGQIYETVLGWAGMNLGRKFATPIFDGATLDQINEFTDEAGIPRFGHTYLYDGGTGERFHQPATVGVIYMLKLGHMVDDKMHARSIGPYSLITQQPLGGKAQFGGQRFGEMEVWALEAYGASSTLREILTVKSDDVIGRAKTYEAIVKGETMPEPGLPESFNVLMHELKGLGLDIRLEE, from the coding sequence ATGATAACAAATCAGACTGAAAGATTGAATTTTGCCTCTACTAAAAATATACCTCAATATCCCGACTTTCTGGATGTACAGGTAAAATCCTTTAAAGATTTCTTCCAATTGGAAACGAAATCTGACGAGAGAGGCAACGAAGGTTTATATAACACCTTCATGGAAAACTTTCCAATTACTGATACAAGAAACCAATTTGTATTGGAATTCCTAGATTATTTTGTTGACCCACCTCGTTACTCTATTCAAGAGTGTATCGAAAGAGGTTTAACCTATAGTGTGCCTTTAAAAGCCAGACTAAAACTATATTGTACCGACCCGGAGCACGAAGATTTTGAAACGATTGTACAAGATGTTTATCTTGGAACTATTCCTTACATGACACCAAGTGGTACTTTTGTTATCAATGGTGCCGAGCGTGTAGTAGTTTCACAATTACACCGTTCACCAGGGGTATTCTTTGGACAGTCTTTCCATGCTAACGGTACGAAGTTATATTCTGCCAGAGTTATTCCTTTCAAAGGATCATGGATTGAATTCGCTACCGATATCAACAGCGTAATGTATGCCTATATCGATAGAAAGAAAAAATTACCTGTAACCACTTTATTCCGTGCTATCGGTTTCGAAAGAGATAAAGATATCTTAGAGATTTTCGACTTAGCAGAAGAAATTAAAGTGTCTAAAACAGGACTTAAAAAATACATCGGTAGAAAATTAGCCGCGAGAGTATTGAACACTTGGCACGAAGATTTCGTGGATGAGGATACCGGCGAAGTAGTTTCTATCGAGCGTAATGAAATTATATTAGATCGTGACACTATCATTGACAAAGACAATGTAGAAGAAATCATCGATTCTAATGTAAAATCTATTTTGTTGCACAAAGAGGATAACAATCAAGCTGATTATGCGATTATCCACAACACGCTTCAAAAAGATCCAACCAACTCAGAAAAAGAAGCCGTAGAGCACATTTACCGTCAGTTGCGTAATGCTGAACCGCCTGATGAAGAAACGGCTCGTGGTATTATAGATAAATTGTTCTTCTCTGACCAACGTTACAACTTAGGTGAAGTAGGTCGTTACAGAATGAACAAAAAACTGAACCTGGATATCCCAATGGAAAAGCAAGTCTTGACCAAAGAAGATATCATCACTATCGTAAAATATTTAATCGAATTAATCAACTCTAAAGCTGAGATTGATGATATTGATCACTTATCTAACCGTCGTGTAAGAACCGTTGGTGAGCAATTGTCTCAACAATTTGGTGTAGGTTTAGCTCGTATGGCCAGAACCATCCGTGAGAGAATGAACGTTAGAGATAACGAGGTGTTTACACCAATTGATTTGATTAATGCCAAAACATTATCATCAGTAATCAACTCTTTCTTTGGTACGAACCAGTTATCACAGTTTATGGACCAAACGAATCCATTGGCTGAGATTACACACAAAAGAAGATTATCAGCCCTTGGACCAGGTGGACTTTCAAGAGAAAGAGCCGGATTCGAGGTACGTGACGTTCACTATACCCACTACGGAAGACTTTGTCCGATTGAAACGCCTGAGGGACCAAACATTGGTTTGATTTCTTCGCTTGGAGTTTACGCCAAAGTAAACGGAATGGGATTCATTGAAACACCTTACCGTAAAGTAACTAACGGAACAGTTGACTTAACTTCTGAACCGATTTACTTAAGCGCCGAAGAAGAAGAAGGCAAGATGATTGCACAGGCAAACATCGATATGGATAACAAAGGAAAAATTACGGCGGATAAAGTTATTGCCCGTGAGGAAGGTGACTTCCCGGTAGTTGATCCAGGACAAGTTCACTATACCGACGTAGCACCTAACCAAATCGCCTCGATTTCTGCATCCTTGATTCCGTTCTTAGAGCATGATGATGCGAACCGTGCGTTGATGGGCTCCAACATGATGCGTCAGGCTGTACCATTGTTACGTCCTGAAGCACCAATCGTAGGAACCGGTTTAGAGCGTCAAGTAGCTTCTGACTCAAGAGTATTAATCAATGCGGAAGGTAACGGAACTGTAGAGTACGTTGATGCCAACATGATTACTATTAAATACGACAGAACGGAAGAGGAAAGAATGGTAAGTTTTGATCCGGATGAGAAATCGTATAACTTAATTAAATTCAGAAAAACGAACCAAAGTACTTCTATTAACTTGAAACCAATCGTTAGAAAAGGGGACAGAGTGAAATTAGGCCAAGTACTTTGTGAAGGATACGCTACGCAAAACGGAGAGTTAGCTTTAGGTAGAAACCTTAAAGTAGCTTTTATGCCTTGGAAAGGGTATAACTTCGAGGATGCGATTGTGATTTCTGAAAAAGTAGTTCGTGACGATATCTTCACCTCTATTCACGTAGATGATTATTCTTTAGAAGTTAGAGATACTAAATTAGGTAACGAAGAGTTGACTAATGATATCCCTAACGTTTCTGAAGAAGCTACTAAAGATTTAGATGAAAACGGAATGATCAGAATTGGTGCCGAGGTTAAGCCCGGCGACATTCTAATCGGAAAAATTACACCAAAAGGAGAATCAGATCCAACTCCGGAAGAGAAACTATTACGTGCAATCTTCGGGGATAAAGCCGGTGATGTGAAAGATGCTTCATTGAAAGCCTCTCCATCATTACACGGTGTAGTTTTAGATAAAAAATTATTCGCAAGAGCGGTAAAAGATAAAAAGAAACGTACCAAAGATAAAGACGATTTGACGTCTTTGGAAATGGAATTCGAAACGAAATTTGTTGAATTAAAAGACAAATTAGTAGAGAAATTATTCACTATTGTTAACGGAAAAACATCGCAAGGTGTAATGAATGATTTGGGTGAAGAAGTATTGCCAAAAGGTAAAAAATACACTCAAAAAATGTTACATGCCGTAGAAGATTTCGCTCACTTAACCAAAGGACAATGGGTTGCGGATGAAGAAACGAACCACTTGGTTAACGACTTAATTCACAACTACAAAATCAAGTTGAACGACTTGCAAGGTGCTTTAAGAAGAGAGAAATTCACCATTACTGTTGGAGATGAATTACCTGCCGGAATTTTAAAATTAGCGAAAGTATATATTGCTAAGAAACGTAAATTGAAAGTAGGGGATAAGATGGCAGGACGTCACGGAAACAAAGGTATTGTGGCTCGTATCGTTCGTCATGAAGACATGCCGTTCTTAGAAGACGGAACACCGGTAGATATCGTATTGAATCCACTTGGGGTACCATCTCGTATGAACATCGGACAGATTTATGAAACGGTATTGGGTTGGGCCGGTATGAACTTGGGTAGAAAATTTGCTACACCAATTTTTGACGGAGCTACTTTAGACCAAATCAATGAGTTTACTGATGAGGCAGGCATTCCACGTTTCGGTCATACGTATTTGTATGACGGAGGAACGGGAGAGCGTTTCCACCAACCGGCAACGGTAGGGGTTATCTACATGTTGAAATTAGGACACATGGTTGATGATAAAATGCACGCACGTTCTATTGGTCCATACTCTCTTATTACACAACAACCATTGGGTGGTAAAGCTCAATTTGGAGGTCAGCGTTTTGGAGAAATGGAGGTTTGGGCACTTGAAGCTTATGGGGCCTCAAGTACGCTTAGAGAAATTTTGACTGTTAAATCGGATGACGTTATTGGTAGAGCTAAAACTTACGAAGCTATCGTTAAGGGTGAAACTATGCCGGAACCAGGATTGCCGGAATCATTCAATGTATTAATGCATGAATTGAAAGGTCTTGGATTAGACATCAGATTAGAAGAATAA
- the rpoC gene encoding DNA-directed RNA polymerase subunit beta' — translation MMNRNNKDNKNTIKRFDRISIGLASPESILAESRGEVLKPETINYRTHKPERDGLFCERIFGPVKDFECACGKYKRIRYKGIVCDRCGVEVTEKKVRRDRVGHINLVVPIAHIWYFRSLPNKIGYILGLPSKKLDMIIYYERYVVIQAGIAQNAEGESLQRLDFLTEEEYLNILDTLPMENQYLDDNDPNKFIAKMGAECIMDLLARTDLDALSYDLRHSANNETSKQRKTEALKRLQVVESFREANLNRENRPEWMIMKVVPVIPPELRPLVPLDGGRFATSDLNDLYRRVIIRNNRLKRLMEIKAPEVILRNEKRMLQESVDSLFDNTRKASAVKTESNRPLKSLSDSLKGKQGRFRQNLLGKRVDYSARSVIVVGPEMKLFECGLPKDMAAELYKPFVIRKLIERGIVKTVKSAKKIIDKKEPVVWDILENVIKGHPVLLNRAPTLHRLGIQAFQPKLIEGKAIQLHPLVCTAFNADFDGDQMAVHLPLGPEAILEAQLLMLASHNILNPANGAPITVPSQDMVLGLYYMTKERLSTPEHKILGEGLTFYSAEECNIALNEGRVELNARVKIRAKDFNENGELVYKIIQTTAGRVLFNEVVPQAAGYINEVLTKKSLRDIIGKILAVTDVPTTAGFLDNMKDMGYKFAFKGGLSFSLGDIKIPDQKGQLITDAREQVDVISMNYNMGLITNNERYNQVIDIWTSANAQLTELAMKNIREDQQGFNSVYMMLDSGARGSKEQIRQLTGMRGLMAKPKKSTAGGGEIIENPILSNFKEGLSILEYFISTHGARKGLADTALKTADAGYLTRRLHDVSQDVIVNSVDCGTLRGIEVSALKKNEEIVETLGERILGRVALQDVINPLNNEILVHSGEQITEAIVKAIEESPVEKVEVRSPLTCEAKKGICAKCYGRNLATGKMTQKGEAVGVIAAQSIGEPGTQLTLRTFHVGGVAGGVSEESSIIARFGGKLEIEDLKTVVGEDGDGNKVDIVVSRSTELKLTDVKTGILLSTHNIPYGSVISVKDGDVVEKGATICKWDPYNGVIVSEFTGKIAYEDLEQGQSYQVEIDEQTGFQEKVISEGRNKKLIPTLLVYGKDGELIRSYNLPVGAHLMVEDGEKIKAGKILVKIPRRSSKAGDITGGLPRITELLEARNPSNPAVVSEIDGVVSFGKIKRGNREIVIESKFGEVKKYLVKLSSQILVQENDFVKAGVPLSDGAITPDDILRIQGPSAVQQYLVNEIQEVYRLQGVKINDKHFEVVIRQMMRKVQVQDPGDTLFLEEQLIHTADFLEENDKLYGMKVVEDAGDSEVLRPGQIVSPRELRDENSLLKRNDKNMVVARDVITATATPILQGITRASLQTKSFISAASFQETTKVLNEAAVAGKVDTLEGLKENVIVGHRIPAGTGMRDYDHTIVGSKEDYNEIMANKEEYIY, via the coding sequence ATGATGAATAGAAATAACAAAGACAATAAGAATACTATCAAAAGATTTGATAGGATTTCTATCGGTTTGGCATCACCTGAATCTATCTTGGCTGAGTCAAGAGGTGAGGTGTTGAAGCCGGAAACTATCAACTACAGAACCCACAAACCAGAGCGTGACGGGCTTTTCTGTGAGCGTATATTCGGGCCGGTAAAAGACTTCGAATGTGCTTGTGGAAAATACAAAAGAATCCGTTATAAAGGAATCGTTTGTGACCGTTGTGGGGTTGAAGTTACGGAGAAAAAAGTACGTCGTGACAGAGTAGGACACATCAACTTGGTGGTGCCTATCGCTCACATTTGGTACTTCCGTTCTTTGCCAAACAAAATAGGGTATATCCTTGGTTTGCCGTCTAAAAAATTAGACATGATTATTTACTACGAAAGATACGTAGTAATTCAAGCCGGTATTGCTCAAAATGCAGAGGGAGAATCTTTGCAACGTTTAGACTTTTTAACTGAAGAAGAGTATTTAAATATTTTAGATACCCTTCCGATGGAAAATCAATATTTAGATGATAATGATCCAAATAAATTCATCGCCAAAATGGGTGCGGAATGTATTATGGATTTATTGGCTAGAACTGACTTGGATGCCTTGTCTTATGACTTAAGACACAGTGCTAATAATGAAACTTCTAAACAAAGAAAAACAGAAGCGTTAAAAAGATTACAAGTTGTTGAATCATTCCGTGAAGCCAACCTAAACAGAGAAAATCGTCCGGAGTGGATGATTATGAAAGTAGTTCCGGTTATCCCACCAGAATTACGTCCGTTGGTGCCGCTTGATGGAGGTCGTTTTGCCACTTCAGATTTGAACGATTTGTACCGAAGAGTAATCATCCGTAACAACCGTTTGAAAAGATTGATGGAGATTAAAGCTCCTGAAGTAATCTTGAGAAACGAAAAACGTATGTTGCAAGAATCCGTAGATTCATTATTTGACAACACGCGTAAAGCTTCTGCCGTTAAAACAGAATCAAACAGACCACTTAAATCTTTATCAGATTCGTTAAAAGGTAAGCAAGGTCGTTTCCGTCAAAACTTATTAGGAAAACGTGTAGATTATTCTGCTCGTTCGGTAATTGTTGTTGGACCGGAAATGAAATTGTTTGAATGTGGTTTGCCAAAAGATATGGCTGCTGAATTGTACAAACCATTCGTTATTCGTAAATTAATCGAAAGAGGAATTGTTAAGACTGTTAAGTCGGCCAAGAAAATCATTGACAAAAAAGAGCCTGTAGTTTGGGATATCCTTGAAAATGTAATCAAAGGTCACCCGGTATTGCTTAACCGTGCTCCTACGTTACACAGACTTGGTATTCAAGCATTCCAACCAAAATTGATTGAAGGAAAAGCAATCCAGTTACACCCGTTAGTATGTACGGCGTTCAACGCGGATTTTGATGGTGACCAGATGGCGGTTCACTTGCCATTAGGACCAGAAGCAATCCTTGAAGCTCAATTATTGATGTTGGCTTCACACAATATCTTGAACCCTGCTAATGGTGCTCCTATTACTGTACCTTCACAGGACATGGTATTGGGTCTGTACTACATGACCAAAGAAAGATTGTCTACCCCTGAGCATAAAATTTTAGGAGAAGGATTAACCTTCTATTCGGCTGAAGAATGTAACATTGCTTTAAACGAAGGAAGAGTAGAATTGAATGCCCGTGTTAAAATCAGAGCTAAAGATTTTAACGAAAACGGTGAATTAGTATACAAAATTATTCAAACTACTGCCGGTAGAGTATTATTTAACGAAGTAGTGCCACAAGCAGCAGGTTATATCAATGAGGTATTAACTAAGAAATCATTGCGTGATATCATTGGAAAAATCTTGGCAGTAACTGATGTTCCTACTACGGCTGGTTTCCTTGATAACATGAAAGATATGGGATATAAATTCGCCTTCAAAGGTGGATTGTCCTTCTCTTTAGGTGATATTAAAATTCCGGATCAAAAAGGACAATTGATTACTGATGCCAGAGAACAGGTAGATGTAATTTCGATGAACTATAACATGGGTCTTATCACCAATAACGAACGTTACAACCAGGTTATTGATATTTGGACTTCTGCTAATGCGCAATTGACAGAGTTGGCCATGAAAAATATTAGAGAAGACCAACAAGGGTTCAACTCGGTATACATGATGCTTGACTCAGGGGCGAGGGGTTCTAAAGAACAGATTCGTCAGTTAACCGGTATGCGTGGTTTGATGGCTAAGCCTAAAAAATCAACCGCTGGTGGTGGTGAAATTATTGAAAACCCAATCCTTTCTAACTTTAAAGAAGGTCTTTCGATTTTAGAGTACTTTATCTCTACGCACGGTGCGCGTAAAGGTCTTGCGGATACCGCTTTGAAAACGGCGGATGCCGGTTACTTAACTCGTCGTTTACATGACGTTTCTCAAGACGTAATTGTAAACTCGGTTGACTGTGGTACCTTAAGAGGAATTGAAGTTTCGGCTTTAAAGAAAAATGAGGAAATTGTAGAAACTTTAGGTGAAAGAATCTTAGGACGTGTGGCATTACAAGATGTAATCAACCCATTGAATAATGAAATCTTAGTTCACTCAGGGGAACAAATCACTGAGGCTATTGTTAAAGCGATTGAAGAATCTCCTGTTGAAAAAGTAGAAGTTCGTTCGCCATTAACTTGTGAAGCTAAAAAAGGAATCTGTGCTAAATGTTACGGAAGAAACTTAGCTACCGGAAAAATGACTCAAAAAGGTGAAGCTGTCGGTGTTATCGCAGCACAGTCTATTGGGGAGCCGGGTACACAGTTGACCCTACGTACCTTCCACGTTGGAGGGGTTGCCGGAGGTGTTTCTGAAGAATCAAGCATCATTGCAAGATTTGGCGGAAAACTGGAAATCGAAGATTTGAAAACGGTAGTAGGAGAAGATGGCGATGGCAACAAAGTGGATATCGTAGTGTCTCGTTCAACAGAGTTGAAATTAACTGATGTTAAAACCGGAATCTTATTAAGCACTCACAACATTCCTTACGGTTCTGTTATCAGTGTGAAAGATGGTGATGTAGTTGAAAAAGGTGCTACCATCTGTAAATGGGATCCATATAACGGAGTTATCGTTTCTGAGTTTACCGGAAAAATTGCTTACGAAGATTTAGAACAAGGTCAATCATACCAAGTTGAAATTGATGAGCAAACTGGATTCCAAGAAAAAGTAATTTCGGAAGGCAGAAATAAAAAATTAATCCCAACCTTATTGGTATATGGTAAAGACGGTGAATTAATCCGTTCTTATAACTTACCGGTAGGAGCTCACCTTATGGTAGAAGATGGCGAGAAAATTAAAGCCGGTAAAATCCTGGTAAAAATTCCGCGTCGTTCTTCTAAAGCAGGCGATATCACCGGAGGTCTTCCAAGAATTACCGAGTTGTTAGAAGCTCGTAATCCTTCGAACCCTGCCGTAGTTTCGGAAATTGACGGAGTTGTTTCTTTTGGAAAAATCAAAAGAGGTAACCGTGAAATTGTTATCGAATCTAAATTTGGTGAGGTTAAAAAATACCTGGTAAAATTATCAAGTCAAATCTTAGTACAAGAAAATGACTTCGTAAAAGCGGGTGTGCCATTGTCTGACGGTGCTATTACACCGGATGATATCTTAAGAATTCAAGGACCTTCTGCTGTTCAACAGTATTTGGTAAATGAAATCCAAGAGGTATACCGTTTACAAGGGGTGAAAATTAACGATAAACACTTTGAGGTGGTTATCCGTCAAATGATGCGTAAAGTACAAGTTCAGGATCCGGGAGATACGTTGTTCTTAGAAGAGCAATTAATCCACACGGCTGATTTCTTAGAAGAAAACGATAAACTATACGGAATGAAAGTGGTAGAAGATGCCGGTGATTCAGAAGTGTTGAGACCGGGTCAAATTGTATCGCCACGTGAATTAAGAGATGAGAACTCCTTATTGAAACGTAATGATAAAAATATGGTTGTGGCTCGTGATGTAATCACTGCTACTGCAACGCCAATACTACAAGGTATTACCAGAGCGTCGCTTCAAACCAAATCATTCATCTCGGCAGCATCGTTCCAGGAAACTACTAAAGTATTAAACGAAGCCGCAGTAGCCGGTAAAGTTGATACCTTAGAAGGATTGAAAGAAAATGTTATCGTGGGTCACAGAATTCCGGCCGGAACTGGTATGAGAGATTACGATCACACTATTGTAGGTTCAAAAGAAGACTACAACGAAATCATGGCTAACAAAGAAGAATACATCTATTAA
- a CDS encoding DUF3467 domain-containing protein codes for MSDNNQQGQINIELDEKVAEGIYSNLAIINHSASEFVVDFVTLMPGVPKAKVKSRIVLTPQHAKRFLKALGENIHRYELTNGEIKDTEQPQVPLNFGPAGQA; via the coding sequence ATGAGTGATAACAATCAACAAGGACAAATCAACATAGAGCTTGATGAAAAAGTAGCCGAAGGAATTTATTCCAACTTAGCTATCATCAATCATTCAGCTTCTGAGTTTGTGGTAGATTTTGTAACCCTTATGCCGGGTGTACCCAAAGCCAAGGTAAAATCGAGAATAGTGTTAACACCGCAACATGCTAAACGTTTTTTGAAAGCATTGGGTGAAAACATTCATCGTTACGAGTTGACCAATGGTGAAATCAAAGATACCGAGCAACCACAGGTGCCATTAAACTTTGGTCCTGCAGGACAAGCCTAA